One Primulina huaijiensis isolate GDHJ02 chromosome 8, ASM1229523v2, whole genome shotgun sequence genomic region harbors:
- the LOC140983568 gene encoding uncharacterized protein: protein MCDALDLRCWLYSSFKKFGARFQNLVLFVLMFEGYPEGFDASGVASDIGGHVLHEVDQEPQIPPVMRSIRNIEVDHDVEQLIKVMGEMELVIYQFQNLRPPRFFGTEDDESCSM from the exons ATG TGTGATGCCCTTGACCTTCGTTGTTGGTTGTACTCTAGTTTTAAGAAGTTTGGAGCTCGATTTCAGAACTTAGTGTTGTTTGTTCTCATGTTTGAAG GTTATCCAGAGGGATTTGATGCGTCTGGTGTTGCGTCAGATATTGGTGGCCA TGTTCTGCATGAAGTGGATCAGGAACCCCAAATCCCTCCAGTGATGCGAAGCATTAGGAATATTGAGGTTGATCATGATGTCGAACAACTGATTAAAGTAATGGGTGAAATGGAACTAGTGATCTACCAATTTCAGAACTTGCGTCCTCCTCGATTCTTTGGAACTGAAGATGATGAGAGTTGTAGCatg TAA